From Erigeron canadensis isolate Cc75 chromosome 8, C_canadensis_v1, whole genome shotgun sequence, one genomic window encodes:
- the LOC122578835 gene encoding BAG family molecular chaperone regulator 8, chloroplastic has protein sequence MSYHHQCHCHSTPPTPTPTCHCTMCYTTTTHYSSPPPQPPNPPLQYPQTHHHAPPQAHIHAPPHTHLHAPPQNNLHPPPQTHLYQENRKLSLNDPTVSSLIHRISALETSLRRRSKHSLRDAAARTIQTHFRTFLVRRSVTLRNLKDLAFIKSSLNKLKSSVSNKPHFDSYLISRQSLNLLIKLDSIQGSDSMIRDGKRSITRELIKFMDLIDEICMESPLISVKNVRFNKKNGVVLQAEKKIRVSSENEKKISEILKNRIRNKNRIEGLLKSEPKTKKNVRFDENGNVYRLIERKNSHVSSSDGSEEEEEEEVVEEIGVSSKEMEVEVENEKEDESSLEMSENEMDPRKNLQTRIDDLTKKIQLSQKCDDEEEDEADDDGDDSFVFSAPLPAKMEYRVDSTSKKQTAKQ, from the exons ATGTCATACCACCACCAATGCCACTGTCACTCCACaccccccacccccacccccaccTGCCACTGTACCATGTgctacaccaccaccacacattactcttcaccaccaccacaaccacctAATCCACCACTACAATACCCCCAAACCCATCATCACGCGCCACCACAAGCCCATATTCACGCGCCACCACATACCCATCTTCACGCGCCGCCACAGAACAACTTACACCCGCCACCACAAACCCATCTTTATCAAGAAAACCGAAAACTGTCACTCAATGACCCAACTGTATCATCCCTGATCCACCGCATCTCCGCCCTGGAAACCTCCCTCCGCCGCCGCTCAAAACACTCCCTCCGTGACGCCGCCGCCCGTACAATACAAACCCACTTCAGAACCTTTCTTGTCCGGCGATCCGTAACTTTACGCAACTTAAAGGATCTTGCTTTCATCAAATCATCACTCAATAAGCTCAAATCCTCTGTTTCTAATAAACCCCATTTCGATTCTTATCTAATTTCTCGCCAATCTTTAAATTTGCTCATCAAACTTGATTCTATTCAg GGTAGTGATTCAATGATTAGAGATGGGAAAAGATCAATTACTAGAGAATTGATTAAATTTATGGATTTAATTGATGAAATTTGTATGGAAAGTCCGTTAATTTCGGTTAAAAATGTTAgatttaataagaaaaatggTGTGGTTTTGCAAGCAGAGAAGAAAATTAGGGTGTctagtgaaaatgaaaaaaagatatctgagattttgaaaaatagaattagaaataaaaataggATTGAGGGTTTGTTAAAAAGTGAACCGAAAACGAAGAAAAATGTGAGATTTGATGAAAATGGGAATGTTTATAGATTaattgaaaggaaaaatagTCATGTCTCTTCGAGTGATGggagtgaagaagaagaagaagaagaagttgttgaagaaatcGGTGTTTCTTCTAAAGAAATGGAAGTGGAAGTAGAAAACGAAAAAGAAGATGAGTCGTCTTTGGAAATGAGTGAAAATGAGATGGATCCAAGAAAGAATTTGCAAACTAGGATTGATGATTTAACGAAAAAGATTCAGCTCAGTCAAAAATGTGACGATGAAGAAGAAGACGAAGCAGATGATGATGGAGATGATAGTTTTGTATTCTCTGCGCCATTGCCAGCGAAAATGGAGTATCGAGTGGATTCAACGAGCAAAAAGCAGACTGCAAAACAATAG